From a region of the Oncorhynchus tshawytscha isolate Ot180627B linkage group LG14, Otsh_v2.0, whole genome shotgun sequence genome:
- the LOC121839181 gene encoding protein FAM163A-like, with protein MSAGTVVISGGLLATVILLCIVAVLCYCRLQYYCCKKNESEVDLASVAGGGDGTGGRDGEGDAQGEVQAHFACKSCSASGMDSLAVTPLCLEPLEVGPPPSYCPTCSPFWLRPELSDELHNGTERLGFHTYHYDNPGLCQSLPPSDTPQAPFFLTQPGQSPLSYYSPVDIHPNTPCSNRRPYSTPV; from the exons ATGTCAGCAGGAACAGTTGTAATAAGTGGAGGACTTCTCGCCACAGTCATCCTGCTCTGCATTGTAGCAGTGCTGTGCTACTGCAGGCTCCag TACTACTGCTGTAAGAAAAATGAGTCGGAGGTGGACTTGGCTTCCGTGGCTGGAGGAGGTGACGGAacgggaggaagagatggagaaggggatgCTCAAGGGGAGGTTCAGGCTCACTTTGCCTGCAAATCGTGCAGCGCCTCTGGGATGGACAGCCTGGCTGTCACCCCTCTCTGCCTGGAGCCCCTGGAG gtgggCCCTCCCCCCAGCTACTGCCCCACCTGCTCCCCCTTCTGGCTACGCCCAGAACTTAGTGACGAGCTGCACAACGGAACCGAGCGGCTGGGATTCCATACGTATCACTATGACAACCCAGGACTGTGTCAATCACTGCCCCCGTCAGACACGCCGCAGGCGCCCTTCTTTTTGACCCAGCCCGGCCAATCCCCTTTGAGCTACTATAGCCCCGTTGACATCCACCCTAACACACCCTGCAGTAACAGACGCCCCTACAGCACACCGGTTTGa
- the LOC112267683 gene encoding zinc finger protein 135-like: MKRNHLAMLVIVGKESSQSQIFSCSGCPFSFTAQIYLYKHTKRCHREEYVRLLRSGGIRSETLAPPSGSQWCSTTPDHTPITLLTQKHRDPETQRHRKHRDIGKPRPHHCSQSGKSFHRSGDLKVHQCTHTGERPYHCSQCGKSFHRSGDLKVHQCTYTGERPYHCSQCGKRFSVSGHLKRHQRTHTGERPYHCSQCGKRFSESGSLNEHQRTHT; the protein is encoded by the exons ATGAAGAGGAACCACTTGGCCATGCTGGTTATAG ttGGGAAGGAGTCGTCCCAGTCTCAGATCTTTTCCTGCTCTGGTTGTCCGTTCTCCTTCACGGCTCAGATCTACCTCTACAAGCACACAAAGAGATGCCACAGGGAAGAGTACGTCAGGCTGCTGAGGAGTGGAGGGATTAGATCAGAGACACTAGCACCACCCAGTGGCTCTCAGTGGTGTTCAACAACTCCAGATCACACCCCAATCACACTCCTCACCCAGaaacacagagacccagaaacacagagacacagaaaacACAGAGACATAGGGAAGCCAAGACCTCACCACTGCTCTCAGAGTGGGAAGAGTTTCCATCGATCAGGAGACTTAAAGGTGCACCAatgtactcacacaggagagaggccaTATCACTGTtcccagtgtgggaagagtttccaTCGATCAGGAGACTTAAAGGTGCACCAATGTACTTACACAGGAGAGAGGCCGTAtcactgctctcagtgtgggaAGAGGTTCAGTGTGTCAGGACATTTAAAGAGACACCAACGTACTCACACAGGAGAAAGGCCATATCACTGTTCCCAGTGTGGGAAGAGGTTCAGTGAGTCAGGAAGCTTAAATGAACACCAGCGTACTCACACCTGA